One region of Esox lucius isolate fEsoLuc1 chromosome 17, fEsoLuc1.pri, whole genome shotgun sequence genomic DNA includes:
- the LOC106024724 gene encoding trichohyalin-like: protein MTTDPPGTPSNPESRLKQSATLKEERNVGGGMEEGGEKTRSSIQQRISLLLDSSSSPEAPVKRKEVPPVQQSDGSGGVKQLIKDWAEGQRLERDYEEVTGEEKEKDQVPLYKPGGRLRWADGGTKQDKEMMKQNEEQIVREREGRVMERLREEEERERKRKDEEKREKKIELEKELARKREEEERKMKEEKKRLIEFEKERERLRVEEERERKKKDEEEREKKIELEKELERKREEEERKMKEEREKERQIEIEKEKERQKEEEERKMKEEKERLIEFEKERERLRVEEERERKKKKDEERERQIKLEREKEEEERKMKEKEKERMIELEKEKERQREEEERERKKKDEEERKKKIELEKELDRKREEEERKMKEEKEKERQIEIEKEKERQREEEERKIKEEKERLIEFEKERERLRVEEERERKKKKDEERERQIKLEREKEEEERKMKEKERERMIELEKEKERQREEEERERKKNDEERERQIKLEKEKEEERKMKEKKEKERMIELEKERE from the coding sequence ATGACCACTGATCCACCTGGGACACCTTCTAATCCAGAAAGCAGACTCAAGCAGTCAGCAACattgaaggaagagagaaatgtaGGAGGAGGTAtggaagagggaggagaaaagacAAGGAGCAGCATACAGCAGAGGATCAGTTTGCTGCTGGACTCCTCCTCGAGCCCTGAGGCTCCGGTCAAAAGAAAGGAAGTACCTCCAGTACAACAATCAGATGGATCTGGAGGTGTGAAACAACTGATCAAAGACTGGGCAGAGGGTCAGAGGTTGGAGAGAGATTATGAGGAAGTAACTGgtgaagagaaggagaaagaccaGGTACCTCTTTATAAACCAGGAGGGAGACTTAGATGGGCAGATGGAGGGACAAAACAGGACAAAGAAATGATGAAACAGAATGAGGAACAAattgttagagagagagagggtagggTTATGGAAAGActaagagaggaagaagagagggagagaaagaggaaagatgaagagaagagagaaaaaaagatagAACTTGAGAAGGAATtggcgagaaagagagaggaagaagagcgAAAGatgaaagaagagaaaaaaagactgatagaatttgaaaaggagagggagagactgagagtggaagaagagagggagagaaagaagaaagatgaagaggagagagaaaaaaagatagAACTTGAGAAGGaattggagagaaagagagaggaagaagagagaaagatgaaagaagaaagggagaaagaaagacagatagaaattgaaaaggagaaggagagacaaaaagaggaagaagagcgAAAgatgaaagaagagaaagaaagactgaTAGAATttgaaaaggagagggagagactgagagtggaagaagagagggagagaaagaagaagaaagacgAAGAGAGAGAACGACAGATCAAAttagagagggaaaaggaggaagaagagagaaagatgaaagaaaaggagaaagaaagaatgatAGAACttgaaaaggagaaggagagacagagagaggaagaagagagagagagaaagaagaaagatgaagaggagagaaaaaaaaagatagaaCTTGAGAAGGAattggacagaaagagagaggaagaagagagaaagatgaaagaagaaaaagagaaagaaagacagatagaaattgaaaaggagaaggagagacaaagagaggaagaagagcgAAAGAttaaagaagagaaagaaagactgaTAGAATttgaaaaggagagggagagactgagagtggaagaagagagggagagaaagaagaagaaagacgAAGAGAGAGAACGACAGATCAAAttagagagggaaaaggaggaagaagagagaaagatgaaagaaaaggagagagaaagaatgataGAACttgaaaaggagaaggagagacagagagaggaagaagagagagagagaaagaagaatgatgaagagagagaaagacagattaaattggagaaggaaaaggaggaagagagaaagatgaaagaaaagaaggagaaagaaagaatgatAGAACttgaaaaggagagggag